One window from the genome of Acuticoccus sp. I52.16.1 encodes:
- the ureC gene encoding urease subunit alpha produces the protein MPARISRSDYADMFGPTVGDKVRLADTELFIEVETDHTIYGEEVKFGGGKVIRDGMGQSQATREQGAVDTVITNALILDWWGVVKADVGLKDGKIAAIGKAGNPDTQPGVTIVVGPGTEAIAGEGKILTAGIIDSHIHFICAQQIEEALAAGTTTMIGGGTGPATGTNATTCTPGPWHLARMIQAADAFPMNLGFAGKGNASLPAALREQVSAGAMALKLHEDWGTTPSAIDCCLTVADEMDIQVMIHTDTLNESGYVENSIAALKGRTIHAFHTEGAGGGHAPDIIKVASYPNVIPSSTNPTRPYTVNTIDEHLDMLMVCHHLSEHIPEDIAFAESRIRKETIAAEDILHDMGAFSIVASDSQAMGRVGEVLTRTMQTAHKMRVQRGRLSEEQGQNDNFRARRYIAKVTINPAIAHGVSAHVGSIEVGKRADLCLWSPAFFGVKPDMVLLGGTIAMAQMGDPNASIPTPQPVHMRPQFGAFGRSLTASSVTFVSRAAADEDWGTYKENVVVENCRGIGKKDMKLNDAMPKIDVDPETYRVTADGEHLTCEPAEVLPMAQRYFMY, from the coding sequence ATGCCTGCCAGGATCTCCCGTAGCGACTATGCCGACATGTTCGGCCCGACCGTCGGCGACAAGGTCCGGCTCGCGGATACCGAGCTCTTCATCGAGGTCGAGACGGACCACACGATCTACGGCGAAGAGGTCAAGTTCGGCGGGGGCAAGGTGATCCGCGACGGTATGGGCCAGTCGCAGGCGACCCGCGAGCAGGGCGCCGTCGACACCGTCATCACTAACGCGCTGATCCTCGACTGGTGGGGCGTCGTCAAGGCCGACGTCGGGCTGAAGGACGGCAAGATCGCCGCCATCGGCAAGGCCGGCAATCCGGACACGCAGCCGGGCGTGACCATCGTCGTCGGCCCCGGGACGGAGGCGATCGCCGGCGAGGGCAAGATCCTCACCGCCGGCATCATCGACAGCCACATCCACTTCATCTGCGCCCAGCAGATCGAGGAAGCGCTCGCCGCCGGCACGACCACCATGATCGGCGGCGGCACCGGCCCGGCCACCGGCACCAACGCCACCACCTGCACCCCCGGCCCCTGGCACCTCGCCCGCATGATCCAGGCCGCCGACGCCTTCCCGATGAACCTCGGCTTCGCCGGCAAGGGCAACGCCTCGCTGCCGGCGGCACTGCGCGAGCAGGTGAGCGCCGGCGCCATGGCGCTGAAGCTCCACGAGGACTGGGGCACCACGCCTTCCGCGATCGACTGCTGCCTCACGGTCGCCGACGAGATGGACATCCAGGTGATGATCCATACCGATACGCTCAACGAGAGCGGCTATGTGGAGAATTCGATCGCCGCCCTGAAGGGCCGGACGATCCACGCCTTCCACACCGAAGGGGCCGGCGGCGGCCACGCGCCCGACATCATCAAGGTCGCGAGCTACCCCAACGTCATCCCGTCCTCGACCAATCCGACCCGGCCCTACACCGTCAATACCATCGACGAGCACCTCGACATGCTGATGGTGTGCCATCACCTGTCCGAGCACATCCCCGAGGACATCGCCTTCGCCGAGAGCCGCATCCGCAAGGAGACGATCGCCGCCGAAGACATCCTGCACGACATGGGGGCCTTCTCCATCGTCGCCTCGGACAGCCAGGCGATGGGCCGCGTCGGCGAGGTGCTGACCCGCACGATGCAGACCGCGCACAAGATGCGCGTGCAGCGGGGGCGGCTTTCCGAGGAGCAGGGGCAGAACGACAACTTCCGCGCCCGCCGCTACATCGCCAAGGTGACGATCAACCCGGCGATCGCGCACGGCGTCTCGGCCCATGTGGGGTCGATCGAGGTGGGCAAGCGCGCCGACCTTTGCCTGTGGTCGCCCGCCTTCTTCGGCGTCAAGCCGGACATGGTCCTCCTCGGCGGTACCATCGCTATGGCCCAGATGGGCGACCCCAACGCCTCGATCCCCACCCCGCAGCCGGTCCACATGCGCCCGCAGTTCGGCGCCTTCGGCCGCTCGCTGACGGCCTCCTCGGTGACGTTCGTCTCCCGCGCCGCGGCGGACGAGGACTGGGGCACCTACAAGGAGAACGTCGTCGTCGAGAATTGTCGCGGGATCGGCAAGAAGGACATGAAGCTCAACGACGCGATGCCGAAGATCGACGTCGACCCCGAGACCTACCGTGTCACCGCGGACGGGGAGCACCTGACGTGCGAGCCCGCGGAGGTGCTGCCGATGGCGCAGCGATACTTCATGTACTGA
- a CDS encoding molybdopterin-dependent oxidoreductase — translation MTDTLTHSSHWGAFTATPEADGRLEIRPHPGDPDPSPILQNFTDTLRHPARVARPMVRRGWLTDGPGPTTRRGTDEFVAVPWDEVLDRLAAEMTRVGREFGPEAVFGGSYGWSSAGRFHHAQSQVHRFLNMTMGGYVRSVGTYSSAAAYAIIPHVIGKLTDVSRQNVTWDQVARHTELVLAFGGMALKNSTIAQGGISAHVERGSMAAARARGARFVNISPLRSDMPEEAGAQWLPIQPGTDTALMLAMMFVLDAEGLADTDFVERYTVGFEKFAPYLRGTTDGRPKDPTWAAAITGIPAETIADLARLAAKSRTLVATAHALQRSEHGEQPLWAAVVLAAMLGDIGLPGGGYHYSLGAMGHTGRVPAAVPLPTLPQGKNGVTTYIPVARITDMLEKPGETYDYNGNRLTYPDIKLMFWAGGNPFHHHQDLARLAEALGKLDTFVVNDYAFTAAARHADIVLPATMSLEREDLGAGGTDPRIIAMRKVAEPYGEARDDYEIFAGVAERMGRGEAFTEGRDAEQWLEHLYQVTRDKLIEKGAPAPTLSELRAAGELEIPMMPDDGALLARFRADPEEAPLATATGKIEIHCDTIAAMGYDDCPGHPTWLERAEVPRAGVPLWLIANQPASRLHSQLDYGATSIASKRNGREEARLHPDDAAARGIGEGDVIAVSSARGQCLATARITEDVLPGCVNLSTGAWYDPVEIGGSVVCVHGNPNAVTLDRGTSKLGQGCTGQLCAVEVARWTGQVPPVRVHRAPDPA, via the coding sequence ATGACCGACACGTTGACGCACAGCTCCCACTGGGGCGCCTTCACCGCGACCCCCGAGGCCGATGGCCGGCTCGAGATCCGTCCTCATCCGGGCGATCCCGACCCGTCGCCCATCCTGCAGAACTTCACCGACACGCTGCGCCATCCGGCTCGTGTCGCGCGCCCCATGGTGCGCCGCGGCTGGCTGACCGACGGGCCGGGCCCGACCACCCGACGCGGGACCGACGAGTTCGTCGCCGTCCCGTGGGACGAGGTGCTGGACCGGCTCGCCGCGGAGATGACCCGCGTCGGCCGCGAGTTCGGACCCGAGGCGGTGTTCGGCGGGTCCTACGGCTGGTCGAGTGCCGGACGCTTCCACCATGCCCAGAGCCAGGTGCACCGCTTCCTCAACATGACCATGGGCGGCTATGTCCGCTCCGTCGGCACCTACAGCTCCGCCGCGGCCTACGCCATTATCCCCCACGTCATCGGCAAGCTGACCGACGTCTCGCGCCAGAACGTCACCTGGGATCAGGTGGCCCGTCACACCGAGCTGGTGCTGGCCTTCGGCGGCATGGCGCTGAAGAACTCGACCATCGCCCAGGGCGGTATCAGCGCCCACGTCGAGCGTGGGTCGATGGCTGCGGCGCGCGCCCGTGGCGCCCGCTTCGTCAACATCTCGCCGCTGAGGTCGGACATGCCGGAAGAGGCGGGTGCGCAGTGGCTCCCCATCCAGCCCGGCACGGACACCGCCCTGATGCTGGCGATGATGTTCGTGCTCGACGCCGAAGGCCTCGCCGATACCGACTTCGTCGAGCGCTACACCGTCGGGTTCGAAAAGTTCGCGCCCTATCTGCGCGGCACCACCGACGGACGACCGAAGGACCCCACCTGGGCCGCCGCGATCACCGGTATCCCGGCCGAGACGATCGCCGACCTTGCCCGGCTGGCGGCGAAGTCGCGCACGCTGGTCGCCACCGCACACGCCCTGCAGCGCTCCGAGCACGGCGAGCAGCCGCTGTGGGCCGCCGTCGTGCTGGCGGCGATGCTGGGCGATATCGGCCTGCCGGGCGGGGGCTATCACTATTCGCTCGGCGCCATGGGTCACACCGGCCGAGTCCCCGCCGCGGTGCCGTTGCCGACGCTGCCGCAGGGCAAGAACGGGGTCACTACCTACATCCCCGTCGCCCGGATCACCGACATGCTGGAGAAGCCGGGCGAGACCTACGACTATAACGGTAACCGGCTGACCTATCCGGACATCAAGCTGATGTTCTGGGCCGGCGGCAACCCGTTCCATCACCACCAGGACCTCGCCCGCCTCGCCGAGGCGCTCGGCAAGCTCGACACGTTCGTGGTGAACGACTACGCCTTCACCGCCGCCGCCCGCCATGCCGACATCGTCCTGCCGGCGACCATGAGCCTGGAGCGCGAGGACCTCGGCGCCGGCGGCACGGACCCGCGCATCATCGCCATGCGCAAGGTCGCCGAGCCCTATGGCGAGGCCCGCGACGACTACGAGATCTTCGCCGGCGTCGCCGAGCGGATGGGCCGCGGCGAAGCCTTCACCGAGGGCCGCGATGCCGAGCAGTGGCTCGAGCATCTCTATCAGGTGACGCGCGACAAGCTGATCGAGAAAGGGGCGCCGGCTCCGACCCTTTCCGAGTTGCGCGCCGCCGGCGAACTCGAGATCCCGATGATGCCGGACGACGGCGCGCTGCTGGCCCGTTTCCGAGCCGATCCGGAGGAGGCGCCGCTCGCCACCGCCACCGGCAAGATCGAGATCCACTGCGACACGATCGCCGCCATGGGCTACGACGACTGCCCCGGCCACCCGACCTGGTTGGAGCGCGCCGAGGTGCCGCGCGCGGGCGTGCCCCTGTGGCTGATCGCCAATCAGCCCGCCAGTCGCCTCCACAGCCAGCTCGACTATGGCGCCACCTCCATAGCTTCCAAGCGCAATGGTCGCGAAGAGGCGCGCCTCCACCCCGACGACGCCGCCGCGCGAGGGATCGGCGAGGGAGACGTGATCGCCGTCAGCAGCGCGCGCGGCCAGTGTCTCGCCACGGCGCGCATCACCGAGGACGTGCTGCCGGGATGCGTGAACCTCTCCACCGGAGCCTGGTACGATCCGGTCGAGATCGGCGGCAGCGTCGTGTGCGTCCACGGCAATCCCAACGCCGTCACGCTCGACCGTGGGACCTCGAAGCTCGGCCAGGGGTGCACGGGGCAGCTCTGCGCCGTCGAGGTCGCGCGCTGGACCGGGCAGGTGCCGCCGGTCCGCGTCCACCGTGCCCCGGACCCGGCCTAG
- a CDS encoding ribonuclease HII yields the protein MALTPARIRALSRYEQIVCGVDEAGRGPWAGPVVVSAVVLPRDLKIEGLADSKLLSHKVRCELFDVIVREAAVSTVVVAAQRVDTMNIRGATLWGMRRAVATLPLRPTIALIDGRDVPGDLCVPGRALVGGDGRSTAIGAASIVAKVTRDRLMTQLARAFPDYGFERHKGYGTPEHREALATHGPCIHHRRSFAPVRACLAGEAPLGEIAPIDAAGDGPENGTVDVPRVGGRLVEPTCGDVQAGARAAPRRVGRPRKYAGGRPRRGASAAYG from the coding sequence ATGGCACTGACCCCGGCTCGGATCCGCGCGCTGTCACGCTACGAGCAGATCGTGTGCGGGGTGGACGAAGCGGGGCGGGGGCCCTGGGCCGGGCCGGTCGTCGTCTCCGCCGTGGTGCTGCCGCGCGACCTCAAGATCGAGGGGCTCGCCGACTCCAAGCTTCTGTCCCACAAGGTGCGCTGCGAACTGTTCGACGTCATCGTGCGCGAGGCGGCGGTGTCGACGGTCGTCGTCGCGGCGCAGCGGGTGGACACGATGAACATCCGCGGCGCGACGCTGTGGGGCATGCGCCGCGCTGTGGCGACCCTGCCGCTGCGCCCCACCATCGCCCTGATCGACGGGCGTGACGTTCCGGGCGACCTGTGCGTGCCGGGACGGGCGCTGGTCGGCGGGGACGGGCGCTCGACCGCGATCGGTGCGGCCTCCATCGTCGCCAAGGTGACGCGCGACCGGCTGATGACGCAGCTGGCGCGCGCCTTCCCCGACTACGGGTTCGAGCGCCACAAGGGCTACGGCACACCCGAGCACCGCGAGGCGTTGGCGACGCACGGCCCCTGTATCCACCACCGCCGCAGTTTCGCCCCCGTGCGCGCCTGCCTGGCGGGCGAGGCGCCGCTGGGCGAGATCGCCCCGATCGATGCGGCCGGGGACGGGCCCGAGAACGGCACCGTCGACGTGCCGCGCGTCGGCGGGCGGCTCGTCGAACCGACCTGTGGCGACGTGCAGGCCGGGGCGAGGGCGGCGCCGCGCCGGGTCGGACGTCCCCGCAAGTACGCCGGCGGCCGCCCCCGCCGCGGCGCCTCGGCGGCCTATGGCTGA
- a CDS encoding M20 family metallopeptidase — MTEETDRLVAGLKPWIETESPTSDPARVDAMMDLATAELAAAGATIRRIPGRDGVGDHLRAAMPWGGDGPGILVLCHLDTVHPVGTLRTLPFHRDGDRLYGPGTADMKGGVFIALKAAAAVAAAETGGLPVRFLLTADEEIGSPTSRDLIEASAADARYVLVTEAARDGGKVVTSRKGVGIYELTATGRAAHAGANHAAGRSAIKEMARQILAIEALTDPVRGITLNVGQVHGGTVTNTVPERCVAYIDLRVTEDADFARVHAALSGLKPHDPDVTLSLTGGANRPAYTKRPEIAALFEHARALAAEIGFALEDLHSGGGSDGSFIAGRVPTLDGLGVDGAAAHTVEEHLFVSSLVPRMTLLRRLMETLR; from the coding sequence ATGACCGAAGAAACCGACCGACTCGTCGCCGGGCTGAAGCCCTGGATCGAGACCGAGAGCCCCACCAGCGACCCCGCCCGGGTCGACGCGATGATGGATCTCGCCACCGCCGAGCTGGCGGCCGCCGGCGCCACCATTCGACGTATCCCGGGCCGGGACGGCGTGGGCGATCACCTGCGCGCGGCGATGCCGTGGGGCGGGGACGGGCCGGGCATCCTGGTGCTGTGCCACCTCGACACGGTGCACCCGGTCGGCACGCTCCGCACGCTGCCCTTCCACCGGGACGGGGACCGCCTCTACGGCCCCGGAACGGCGGATATGAAGGGCGGCGTCTTCATCGCGCTGAAGGCGGCGGCGGCGGTCGCCGCGGCCGAGACGGGCGGCCTGCCGGTGCGCTTCCTGCTGACGGCCGACGAGGAGATCGGCAGCCCCACCTCGCGCGATCTCATCGAGGCGAGCGCGGCGGACGCCCGCTACGTCCTCGTCACCGAGGCGGCGCGCGATGGGGGCAAGGTCGTCACCTCGCGAAAGGGGGTCGGCATCTATGAGCTGACGGCCACCGGGCGGGCGGCCCACGCCGGCGCCAACCACGCCGCCGGCCGCAGCGCGATCAAGGAGATGGCGCGGCAGATCCTCGCTATCGAGGCGCTGACGGACCCCGTGCGCGGCATCACGCTGAACGTCGGCCAGGTGCACGGCGGCACGGTGACGAACACGGTACCGGAGCGCTGCGTCGCCTACATCGACCTGCGCGTCACCGAGGACGCCGACTTTGCCCGCGTCCACGCGGCGCTGAGCGGGCTGAAACCGCACGATCCGGACGTGACGCTGTCGCTGACCGGCGGGGCGAACCGGCCCGCTTATACCAAGCGGCCGGAGATCGCGGCGCTGTTCGAGCACGCGCGCGCGTTGGCGGCGGAGATCGGGTTCGCCCTGGAGGACCTGCATTCGGGCGGGGGCAGCGACGGCAGCTTCATCGCCGGCCGGGTGCCGACGCTCGACGGGCTGGGCGTCGACGGGGCGGCGGCGCACACCGTCGAGGAGCACCTCTTCGTCTCCTCGCTGGTCCCGCGCATGACGCTGCTGCGCCGGCTGATGGAGACGCTGCGCTGA
- a CDS encoding amidase translates to MSEPADLDATEARRLIGTKALSPVELMESCLGRIASTNPTINAIVALDEEAARKAAEAAEAAVMSGRPLGRLHGLPVAVKDNRDVAGLPTTHGSLLYKDNMASADEPGSARLRAAGAILFAKTNLPEFAAGANTTNRLFGPTGNPFNPAYTASGSSGGSAAALAVGMAPLATGSDYGGSLRTPASFCGVAGFRPSMGVAPSPDMGAYLSPWGVNGPMGRTIADANLLLSAQAGYDPLDPFSATGDEVDTVIAPADLASVRLAASVDFDLAPVANEIRAVFDGRVAGMRSAGIALETATPDFGPAHEIFEITRGVAFLVQHHERVKTQREHLDRNVIDNTERGLAYSAADIAWAQREQAGLYRRFVAFFDRYDALIAPAAAVSPFPHDQLFVEEIDGETMPTYMRWLAITYIPTMGFACAAAIPAGRDGNGMPFGLQVIGRRGSDRKILAIAAALEAHFAADPQTARPIPDLAALAR, encoded by the coding sequence ATGAGCGAGCCCGCCGACCTCGATGCCACCGAGGCCCGCCGCCTGATCGGCACCAAGGCCCTGTCCCCGGTGGAGCTGATGGAAAGCTGCCTCGGTCGCATCGCCTCCACCAACCCGACGATCAACGCCATCGTCGCCCTCGACGAAGAGGCCGCCCGCAAGGCCGCCGAGGCGGCGGAGGCGGCGGTGATGTCGGGCCGGCCGCTCGGCCGCCTGCATGGCCTGCCGGTCGCGGTGAAGGACAACCGCGATGTCGCGGGCCTGCCCACCACGCACGGCTCGCTCCTCTACAAGGACAACATGGCGAGCGCGGATGAGCCGGGCTCGGCGCGACTGCGGGCCGCCGGCGCCATTCTGTTCGCCAAGACGAACCTTCCCGAGTTCGCCGCCGGCGCCAACACCACCAATCGCCTCTTCGGCCCCACCGGCAATCCCTTCAACCCGGCCTACACCGCGTCCGGCTCCTCGGGCGGGTCTGCGGCCGCGCTCGCGGTCGGCATGGCGCCGCTGGCGACCGGGTCCGACTATGGCGGCAGTCTGCGGACGCCGGCGAGCTTCTGCGGCGTCGCCGGCTTCCGCCCGTCGATGGGTGTCGCCCCCTCGCCCGACATGGGCGCCTACCTCTCCCCGTGGGGCGTCAACGGGCCGATGGGCCGCACCATCGCCGACGCCAACCTCCTGCTCTCGGCCCAAGCCGGCTACGACCCGCTCGACCCCTTCTCCGCGACCGGCGACGAGGTCGACACCGTCATCGCCCCGGCCGACCTTGCCAGCGTCCGCCTCGCCGCCTCGGTCGACTTCGATCTGGCGCCGGTGGCCAACGAGATCCGCGCCGTCTTCGACGGCCGCGTCGCCGGGATGCGCAGCGCCGGCATCGCGCTGGAGACGGCCACACCCGACTTCGGCCCCGCGCACGAGATCTTCGAGATCACCCGCGGCGTCGCCTTCCTGGTGCAGCACCACGAGCGGGTGAAGACCCAGCGCGAGCACCTCGACCGCAACGTGATCGACAATACCGAGCGCGGGCTCGCCTATTCGGCGGCCGACATCGCCTGGGCGCAGCGCGAGCAGGCCGGCCTCTACCGCCGCTTCGTCGCCTTCTTCGACCGCTACGACGCGCTGATCGCACCGGCGGCCGCGGTCTCCCCGTTCCCGCACGATCAGCTCTTCGTCGAGGAGATCGACGGCGAAACCATGCCCACCTACATGCGCTGGCTGGCGATCACCTACATCCCGACGATGGGGTTCGCGTGCGCCGCCGCGATCCCCGCCGGCAGGGACGGCAACGGGATGCCGTTCGGCCTCCAGGTCATCGGCCGGCGCGGATCGGACCGCAAGATCCTCGCGATCGCCGCGGCGCTGGAGGCCCACTTCGCCGCCGATCCGCAGACGGCACGTCCGATCCCGGACCTCGCCGCCCTCGCGCGCTGA
- a CDS encoding 2-dehydro-3-deoxygalactonokinase, whose protein sequence is MLIGVDWGTTRLRAYLIGEDGWPVARTEADAGLLNVEDGDFEGVLAGAIGDWRLEAPDAPVLLSGMVGSRQGWVEAPYVPVPATAAALAANCARVATAWGEVRIVPGVVIGADGRGRADVMRGEETEIMGALAALDLREGTFVLPGTHSKWVTVEDGAITDFATFMTGEIFAAMRDHTILARMMTQAPHDTAAFAEGIHCGLDLSGPGALMTALFGVRVRGLLGRLGDDAAASYLSGLLIGAEVGSAAAGRDAVTIVAATHLASRYGEALKAAGIASRTAPADTAAQGLARIAARLP, encoded by the coding sequence ATGCTGATCGGCGTCGACTGGGGCACGACCCGCCTGCGCGCCTACCTCATCGGCGAAGACGGATGGCCGGTGGCGCGCACGGAGGCCGATGCAGGCCTCCTCAACGTCGAAGACGGCGACTTCGAGGGCGTGCTGGCGGGCGCCATCGGCGACTGGCGCCTCGAGGCGCCGGACGCGCCGGTGCTGCTGTCGGGCATGGTCGGCTCGCGCCAGGGCTGGGTGGAAGCGCCCTACGTGCCCGTCCCGGCGACGGCGGCGGCGCTGGCGGCCAACTGCGCCCGCGTCGCGACGGCGTGGGGCGAGGTGCGCATCGTGCCGGGCGTCGTCATCGGCGCCGACGGTCGCGGCCGGGCCGACGTCATGCGCGGCGAGGAGACCGAGATCATGGGTGCGCTCGCCGCCCTCGACCTTCGCGAGGGGACCTTCGTCCTCCCCGGCACCCACTCCAAGTGGGTGACCGTCGAAGACGGCGCGATCACCGACTTCGCGACCTTCATGACCGGCGAGATCTTCGCCGCGATGCGCGATCACACCATCCTGGCGCGCATGATGACTCAGGCGCCGCACGACACGGCGGCCTTCGCCGAGGGGATCCACTGCGGCCTCGACCTCTCCGGGCCGGGCGCGCTGATGACGGCCCTCTTCGGGGTGCGTGTGCGCGGCCTCCTCGGCCGCCTCGGCGACGATGCGGCGGCCAGCTACCTCTCCGGCCTCCTCATCGGCGCGGAGGTCGGCTCGGCGGCGGCGGGGCGCGACGCGGTGACCATCGTCGCCGCCACCCACCTCGCGTCACGCTACGGCGAGGCCCTGAAGGCCGCCGGCATCGCGAGCCGCACCGCCCCGGCCGACACCGCCGCGCAGGGCCTCGCCCGCATCGCGGCCCGGTTGCCCTGA
- a CDS encoding IlvD/Edd family dehydratase — protein MNSKEWGNKAVADTPRRLRSREWFDDPSDPSATALYLERYLNWGLTQEELQSGKPIIGIAQTGSDLSPCNRPHLEHAKRIREGIREAGGIAMEFPVHPIQETGKRPTAALDRNLAYLGLVEVLFGYPLDGVVLTVGCDKTMPACMMAAATVDIPAIAFSAGPMLNGWFNGERTGAGTIVWHARKLMAAGEIDYKGFIDLVASASPSPGYCNTMGTATTMNSLAEALGMTLPGQAAIPAPHKERGAMAYETGKRIVDMVKEDLKPSDILTKKAFENAIVINSAIGGSSNAPIHINAIAKHIGVELSLDDWERCGLEIPLLVNMQPAGEYLGEDYHHAGGVPAVAAELMRHGKLHEDVVTANGKTAGENWKSAPNRWSDVIRTFDTALKEHAGFRVMKGNLFDAAVMKLSVISPDFRKRYLANPDDPDAFEGRAIVFDGPEHYHHAIDDPALDIDETCILFIRGTGPIGYPGGAEVVNMRAPDYLLKKGVQELPCVGDGRQSGTSGTPSILNASPEAAAGGGLALLKMNDRVRIDLKKGHADILISDEELAARRKALEEAGGYKYPENQTPWQELQRGCVDQFSEGMVLKPAVKYRKIARTFMPRHSH, from the coding sequence TTGAATTCCAAAGAGTGGGGGAACAAGGCCGTGGCCGATACACCAAGAAGACTGCGCAGCCGCGAATGGTTCGATGATCCGTCCGATCCGTCGGCCACGGCGCTGTACCTGGAGCGGTATCTCAACTGGGGTCTGACGCAGGAGGAACTGCAGTCGGGCAAGCCGATCATCGGCATCGCGCAGACCGGCTCGGACCTGTCACCCTGCAATCGCCCCCACCTCGAGCACGCCAAGCGCATTCGCGAGGGCATCCGCGAGGCGGGCGGCATCGCCATGGAATTCCCGGTCCACCCGATTCAGGAGACCGGCAAGCGCCCGACCGCGGCGCTCGACCGCAACCTCGCCTATCTCGGCCTCGTCGAGGTGCTGTTCGGCTATCCGCTGGACGGCGTCGTGCTGACGGTCGGCTGCGACAAGACGATGCCGGCCTGCATGATGGCGGCCGCGACGGTCGACATCCCGGCGATCGCGTTCTCCGCCGGGCCGATGCTGAACGGCTGGTTCAACGGCGAGCGCACCGGCGCGGGGACCATCGTGTGGCACGCGCGCAAGCTGATGGCCGCCGGCGAGATCGACTACAAGGGCTTCATCGACCTCGTGGCGTCCGCCTCGCCCTCGCCCGGCTACTGCAACACCATGGGCACCGCGACGACCATGAACTCGCTCGCCGAGGCGCTGGGCATGACGCTTCCCGGCCAGGCCGCGATCCCCGCGCCGCACAAGGAGCGCGGCGCGATGGCCTACGAGACGGGCAAGCGCATCGTCGACATGGTCAAGGAGGACCTGAAACCCTCCGACATCCTGACCAAGAAGGCGTTCGAGAACGCGATCGTCATCAATTCGGCGATCGGCGGCTCGTCCAACGCGCCGATCCACATCAACGCCATCGCCAAGCACATCGGCGTGGAGCTGTCGCTCGACGACTGGGAGCGCTGCGGCCTCGAAATCCCGCTGCTGGTCAACATGCAGCCGGCGGGCGAGTACCTCGGCGAGGACTACCACCACGCCGGCGGCGTGCCGGCGGTGGCCGCCGAGCTGATGCGCCACGGCAAGCTGCACGAGGACGTCGTCACCGCCAACGGCAAGACCGCGGGCGAGAACTGGAAGTCCGCGCCGAACCGCTGGTCCGACGTGATCCGCACGTTCGATACCGCGCTGAAGGAGCACGCCGGCTTCCGCGTCATGAAGGGCAACCTGTTCGACGCCGCGGTGATGAAGCTCTCGGTGATCTCGCCGGACTTCCGCAAGCGCTACCTCGCCAACCCCGACGATCCGGACGCCTTCGAGGGCCGGGCCATCGTGTTCGACGGGCCGGAGCACTACCACCACGCGATCGACGACCCCGCGCTCGACATCGACGAGACGTGCATCCTGTTCATTCGCGGCACCGGGCCGATCGGCTATCCGGGCGGCGCCGAGGTCGTGAACATGCGCGCGCCGGACTACCTCTTGAAGAAGGGCGTGCAGGAGCTGCCGTGCGTGGGCGACGGACGCCAGTCGGGCACCTCCGGCACGCCGTCGATCCTCAACGCCTCGCCCGAGGCGGCGGCGGGCGGCGGCCTGGCGCTCCTGAAGATGAACGACCGCGTGCGCATCGACCTGAAGAAGGGTCACGCCGACATCCTCATCTCGGACGAGGAGCTGGCGGCACGGCGCAAGGCGCTGGAGGAGGCCGGGGGCTACAAGTACCCGGAGAACCAGACGCCGTGGCAGGAGCTGCAGCGCGGCTGCGTCGACCAATTCTCGGAGGGCATGGTGCTGAAGCCGGCGGTCAAGTATCGCAAGATCGCCCGCACCTTCATGCCGCGCCACTCGCACTGA